From Echinicola soli, a single genomic window includes:
- a CDS encoding helix-turn-helix domain-containing protein — protein MVKKIRISDKLMAPFSFMPNNLDEELSILWNVGEITNVKLDGYDIEIGTNCILFVSEFYMNLQATTGTFRFIKFNKTFINPVETMANTGEYLMIFYGLHALNHLPKILIREEELPMFEQIWQNFLAEAKNINNPISEALLRNSFQRFLLISQKKHAETELDIPIDFKDLKLIREFQYLVNANFKELKKVSDYASILKVSPKKISEIFGCCYSKKASELIASRRNLFAKRQLIHTDELIKNIAYDLNFSDSQAFSHFFKRQNGITPDEFRSKNQGGALS, from the coding sequence ATGGTTAAAAAAATAAGAATTTCAGATAAGCTCATGGCGCCTTTTTCTTTTATGCCAAATAATTTGGATGAAGAGTTGTCCATTCTGTGGAATGTGGGAGAAATAACCAATGTAAAACTGGACGGATACGATATTGAAATTGGAACCAATTGCATTCTCTTCGTTTCGGAATTTTATATGAACCTGCAAGCAACTACCGGAACTTTTCGTTTCATCAAGTTTAATAAAACCTTTATCAATCCCGTTGAAACAATGGCTAATACTGGGGAATATTTAATGATTTTTTATGGGTTGCACGCCTTAAACCATTTACCAAAAATTCTTATAAGAGAAGAAGAATTACCGATGTTTGAGCAAATTTGGCAGAACTTTCTTGCTGAAGCAAAAAATATAAACAATCCTATTTCCGAGGCATTGCTTAGAAATTCTTTTCAGCGTTTTCTTCTGATTAGCCAAAAAAAGCACGCAGAAACGGAGTTAGATATTCCTATTGATTTTAAAGATTTAAAGCTCATTCGCGAATTTCAATATTTGGTAAATGCCAATTTTAAAGAATTAAAGAAAGTGTCCGATTATGCAAGCATCCTAAAAGTTTCACCCAAAAAAATATCGGAAATATTTGGCTGCTGCTACAGCAAAAAAGCGAGCGAACTTATTGCGAGCCGAAGAAATCTATTTGCCAAACGCCAATTGATACATACTGATGAGTTGATAAAAAACATCGCTTACGATTTGAACTTTTCAGACTCCCAAGCATTTTCGCACTTCTTCAAAAGGCAAAATGGAATAACGCCCGATGAATTTCGGAGTAAGAACCAAGGTGGAGCGTTGTCCTGA
- a CDS encoding thiamine pyrophosphate-binding protein: MSNNIQWHKVLDDKNKLQEGRVVTVTAGHKDLCISHYKGKFTALDNKCPHQGGPLGEGSIEKGLLRCPWHGWDFCPHGGSSGDYDDGLETFELKVEGDAIFVGLEEEGPHEETVTDVMVETMVNWGVNRVFGMVGHSNLGLADAFRRQEDKGKLKFIGIRHEGAAAFAASAYGKLTGKPAACFAIAGPGSTNMFTGLWDAKVDRAPILALTGQVATQVVGTGNFQEVDLVRAFQAVAEFNQRVEHQSRHTELMTLAIKHAILKREVSHLTFPDQVQVLSAKGAKAQTPKGRITSLTVAPPQEQLDEAIDKIKTAKRPVIIVGHGARFHMDRIVQFAEKLNCPIMTTFKGKGLISDDHRLGCGVLGRSGTPVASYFMNEADLLIVIGASFSNHTGITPKKPIIQLDFDPLAIAKFHKIEVAVFGEISRTVGLLNETSEDLAKDKIDQTEEIVARWEIWRAEKQKRLAEDRGKGISSIYVFDALTKLAPENAIMCVDVGNNAYSFGRYFESKDQSFLMSGYLGSIGFALPAAIGAWAAVDNERPIVAVAGDGGLCQYLAEFTTLVKYKMPIKLIVLNNNELGKISKEQRAGGWDQWATDLVNPDFAVYAQSCGGFGIKVHRQEDLKKAMLQHFENDGPGLLEVEADVKLI; the protein is encoded by the coding sequence ATGAGTAATAATATACAATGGCACAAGGTACTCGACGATAAAAACAAGCTCCAAGAAGGGCGGGTAGTGACTGTTACTGCCGGTCACAAAGACCTTTGCATTTCACATTACAAAGGGAAATTCACTGCTTTGGACAATAAATGTCCTCATCAAGGTGGGCCGCTTGGTGAAGGCTCAATTGAAAAAGGGCTATTGCGTTGTCCTTGGCACGGTTGGGACTTTTGTCCGCATGGTGGAAGCTCGGGAGATTATGACGACGGATTGGAGACTTTTGAACTTAAAGTAGAAGGAGATGCTATTTTTGTAGGGTTGGAGGAGGAGGGTCCTCATGAAGAAACCGTAACAGATGTCATGGTGGAGACCATGGTAAATTGGGGAGTAAACCGGGTTTTTGGAATGGTTGGTCATTCCAATCTTGGTTTAGCAGATGCTTTTAGGAGACAAGAGGACAAAGGGAAGTTGAAGTTCATTGGCATCCGGCACGAGGGCGCGGCTGCATTTGCTGCTTCTGCTTACGGCAAACTCACAGGAAAACCTGCTGCCTGCTTTGCCATTGCAGGTCCGGGAAGCACCAACATGTTTACGGGCTTATGGGATGCAAAAGTTGATCGTGCACCGATTTTAGCGTTAACCGGACAGGTCGCCACCCAAGTTGTGGGCACAGGTAATTTTCAGGAAGTTGATTTGGTAAGGGCTTTTCAGGCAGTTGCGGAATTTAACCAAAGAGTAGAACACCAAAGCAGGCATACCGAGTTAATGACTTTAGCTATCAAGCATGCGATACTAAAACGCGAGGTATCCCACCTTACTTTTCCCGACCAGGTACAAGTGTTATCTGCTAAGGGAGCAAAAGCGCAGACACCTAAGGGGAGGATTACTTCACTTACCGTGGCTCCACCCCAAGAGCAGTTGGATGAAGCCATTGATAAAATTAAAACTGCCAAAAGGCCTGTAATTATTGTAGGACATGGTGCGCGGTTTCACATGGATAGGATTGTACAGTTTGCTGAAAAATTGAACTGCCCGATAATGACGACTTTTAAAGGCAAGGGCTTAATATCGGATGATCACCGTCTGGGCTGCGGAGTGCTGGGGAGAAGCGGAACTCCTGTAGCCTCTTATTTCATGAATGAAGCTGATTTATTGATAGTGATCGGGGCTTCCTTTTCCAACCATACAGGGATCACCCCCAAAAAGCCCATTATCCAACTGGATTTTGACCCATTGGCAATTGCCAAATTCCATAAAATAGAGGTAGCTGTATTTGGTGAAATATCCAGGACAGTTGGTTTGCTGAATGAGACTTCTGAAGATTTGGCCAAAGACAAAATTGATCAGACTGAGGAAATAGTGGCCCGGTGGGAGATATGGCGGGCTGAAAAACAAAAACGACTTGCCGAAGACAGAGGAAAAGGCATTAGTTCAATTTACGTCTTCGACGCACTTACAAAATTGGCTCCCGAAAATGCCATAATGTGCGTGGATGTAGGTAATAATGCCTATTCATTTGGAAGGTATTTTGAGTCTAAAGATCAAAGCTTTTTGATGTCAGGCTATTTAGGTTCAATCGGTTTTGCTCTCCCGGCTGCTATTGGTGCTTGGGCTGCAGTGGATAATGAAAGGCCAATTGTTGCTGTGGCAGGTGATGGTGGGCTTTGTCAGTATTTGGCAGAATTTACCACATTGGTGAAATACAAGATGCCTATCAAACTCATTGTACTGAACAACAACGAGCTGGGCAAAATATCCAAAGAGCAGCGGGCTGGAGGTTGGGACCAATGGGCAACTGATCTGGTGAATCCGGACTTTGCAGTTTATGCTCAAAGTTGTGGGGGATTTGGCATTAAAGTCCACAGACAAGAGGATTTGAAAAAAGCAATGCTTCAGCATTTTGAGAATGATGGCCCGGGACTTTTAGAAGTAGAAGCTGATGTGAAATTAATATAA
- a CDS encoding transglutaminase family protein, with translation MEKNEINTGRTNALISLLDDPDTRIYDMVRREVLNADFNVIPELQTAFDTSDDELKTERIVEILDHIKLKKLQADIESWSAQENPDLMEGMLHVASYGYPNFDLAAITSLIDEITTAVKAKIEGKSPEEIAEIFNEVILKDFEFRGNFKEYSALSNSFINKMVETRATNPIGLSIIYLLVARGAGIPLVGINSPGHFILGYLAEDNDAENSMNEIAFILDPFNNGQIIKNTDFKAWLNKQNVPKDFRDIIIATDKAIVRRVFNNMIYALYTLGEKSTAKKLLALVALI, from the coding sequence ATGGAAAAAAACGAAATAAACACAGGAAGAACCAACGCCTTAATCAGTCTTTTGGACGATCCGGACACTAGGATATACGATATGGTGAGAAGGGAGGTCTTAAATGCCGATTTCAATGTTATTCCTGAACTACAAACTGCTTTCGATACCAGTGATGACGAGCTGAAAACCGAAAGAATTGTCGAAATTCTAGACCATATAAAATTAAAAAAATTACAAGCGGATATTGAAAGCTGGAGTGCTCAAGAGAACCCCGATTTAATGGAGGGAATGCTGCATGTTGCAAGCTATGGCTATCCCAATTTCGATTTGGCGGCCATCACAAGTTTGATTGATGAAATTACCACCGCCGTAAAAGCTAAAATAGAAGGGAAATCTCCGGAAGAGATAGCGGAAATATTCAATGAAGTTATTCTGAAGGATTTTGAATTTAGAGGCAATTTCAAGGAATATTCAGCTTTAAGCAATTCGTTTATCAACAAAATGGTCGAAACGAGGGCTACAAATCCCATTGGTTTATCCATCATTTACTTATTGGTAGCCAGGGGCGCAGGCATTCCGTTGGTCGGCATCAATTCACCCGGTCATTTCATTTTGGGATACCTTGCAGAAGATAATGATGCCGAAAATTCGATGAATGAAATAGCATTTATCCTCGACCCGTTCAATAATGGACAAATCATCAAAAACACGGATTTCAAGGCTTGGTTGAATAAGCAAAACGTGCCCAAAGATTTTCGGGATATAATTATCGCTACCGATAAAGCCATTGTTAGAAGGGTTTTCAATAACATGATTTACGCTTTGTACACTTTAGGTGAGAAAAGTACCGCAAAAAAATTGCTAGCCCTAGTAGCATTAATTTAA
- the msrB gene encoding peptide-methionine (R)-S-oxide reductase MsrB, translated as MIHWKDIIKFATHGNPTPDRRVEKTEAEWKAILTPEQFRITRLKGTERPDTGAFCHTHDAGKYKCICCDNELFDSTIKFESGTGWPSFTQPIRENAVKYEKDSSFGMIRVEAMCNNCDSHLGHVFEDGPEPSGLRYCINSESIDLVKVPA; from the coding sequence ATGATACACTGGAAAGACATTATAAAATTCGCAACGCACGGAAATCCAACACCTGACAGAAGAGTAGAGAAAACCGAAGCAGAATGGAAGGCTATTCTTACGCCGGAGCAATTCAGGATTACCCGTTTAAAAGGAACGGAAAGACCGGATACCGGTGCTTTTTGCCACACTCACGACGCGGGCAAATACAAGTGCATTTGTTGCGACAACGAGCTGTTTGATTCGACCATAAAATTCGAGTCGGGAACAGGCTGGCCGAGTTTTACACAACCCATCAGAGAGAATGCGGTAAAGTATGAAAAAGACAGCTCATTTGGAATGATCCGGGTAGAGGCGATGTGCAATAACTGCGACTCACATTTGGGGCACGTATTTGAAGATGGGCCAGAGCCAAGCGGCTTGAGGTATTGCATCAATTCTGAATCCATTGATTTGGTAAAAGTACCTGCTTAA
- a CDS encoding DUF427 domain-containing protein: MKAVFNDVIIAESDETIVLEGNHYFPPQSLKKEYFVESDYKTSCPWKGSASYYTVNVNGEVQEDAGWYYKSPSEAAKEIKDHVAFWKGVKVEE; encoded by the coding sequence ATGAAGGCAGTATTTAATGATGTAATCATCGCAGAAAGTGACGAGACGATTGTGTTGGAGGGCAACCATTATTTTCCTCCCCAAAGCTTGAAAAAAGAATATTTCGTAGAATCCGATTATAAAACCTCCTGTCCGTGGAAAGGTTCGGCATCCTATTACACTGTGAATGTCAACGGAGAAGTACAGGAGGATGCAGGCTGGTATTATAAGTCGCCTTCCGAAGCAGCAAAAGAAATAAAGGATCATGTGGCTTTTTGGAAAGGTGTAAAAGTGGAGGAATAA
- a CDS encoding CorA family divalent cation transporter — translation MIEILLKNKELLYPGNITEIPVSNLEFQLMRFTEYADAELNWLSENYGLDFTIMKNHQDIEISSHFLESESQVAFHFSIPYFNKEEKMEEEQVFIICSKTGIFMFTNPELDGFFNSTYSYQVNSIQKIANAESLFKFQFEFIADYLADITERLTKKIKLLANKILIEKSFSNEELDIITRYNFSNLLIKETLLETTRIFNLYLKSYWEASTGIKQCVQAELNDLATVSDYIQFNFDRLDDLKENVSNKIDLEQNYIFKMLTIVTVCISLPTFIAGIYGMNFKDMPELELDYGYPIVIIVMLLSALLPFIYFKKKSWLK, via the coding sequence ATGATAGAAATTTTATTGAAAAACAAAGAACTTTTATATCCTGGAAACATAACTGAAATTCCGGTTTCAAACCTGGAATTTCAGTTGATGCGTTTTACGGAATATGCTGATGCTGAATTAAATTGGCTTAGCGAAAATTATGGTCTCGATTTCACCATAATGAAAAATCATCAGGATATTGAAATCAGTTCTCACTTTTTAGAAAGTGAAAGCCAGGTAGCCTTTCATTTTTCAATTCCGTATTTTAACAAGGAAGAGAAAATGGAGGAAGAGCAGGTTTTTATCATTTGTTCCAAGACGGGGATTTTTATGTTTACAAATCCCGAGCTTGACGGCTTTTTTAACAGCACCTATTCTTATCAGGTAAATTCAATACAGAAAATAGCGAATGCAGAAAGTCTTTTTAAGTTCCAGTTTGAATTTATTGCGGACTATCTCGCAGACATAACTGAGCGGCTAACAAAGAAAATCAAATTACTTGCCAACAAGATTTTAATTGAAAAGTCCTTTTCTAATGAAGAATTGGACATCATCACAAGATACAATTTCAGCAACTTATTGATTAAGGAAACATTGTTGGAAACAACACGGATTTTTAACCTTTACTTAAAAAGTTATTGGGAAGCATCAACTGGAATTAAACAATGTGTGCAAGCAGAGTTGAATGATTTGGCAACGGTATCGGATTATATTCAATTCAATTTTGACCGCTTGGATGATCTAAAGGAAAATGTATCCAACAAAATAGATCTGGAGCAAAATTATATTTTTAAAATGCTCACAATCGTTACAGTGTGTATTTCCCTACCAACCTTTATAGCAGGTATTTATGGGATGAACTTTAAAGATATGCCCGAATTAGAGCTCGATTACGGTTACCCGATAGTCATCATTGTAATGCTGCTTTCGGCACTATTGCCTTTTATCTATTTTAAAAAGAAAAGTTGGTTGAAGTGA
- a CDS encoding peroxiredoxin family protein, protein MENTQEQNTIKAPELRVEQWIDANGNKLEQPIKLSDYEGKYKIIYCFQHWCPGCHSVGLPSLKKLVDAFEGNDKIAFLGVQTVFEGAHANTYDKILETQKKYGLKIPFGHDPGKGQSTIMQDYRTGGTPWFIFIDKENNVVFADFHINVDGTIKYFKEAAK, encoded by the coding sequence ATGGAAAATACTCAAGAACAAAATACTATAAAAGCTCCCGAATTACGTGTGGAGCAATGGATAGATGCCAACGGAAATAAGTTGGAGCAACCTATAAAACTATCGGATTATGAGGGGAAATATAAAATCATTTATTGCTTTCAGCATTGGTGTCCGGGTTGCCACAGTGTAGGGCTTCCGTCATTGAAAAAATTGGTTGATGCGTTTGAAGGAAATGACAAAATTGCGTTTCTGGGCGTTCAAACGGTTTTTGAGGGAGCGCATGCCAATACCTATGATAAGATTCTGGAAACCCAGAAGAAGTACGGTTTAAAGATTCCGTTTGGACATGACCCCGGCAAAGGCCAGTCTACCATTATGCAGGATTACCGAACGGGCGGGACCCCTTGGTTTATCTTTATCGACAAAGAAAATAATGTGGTATTTGCCGATTTCCATATCAATGTTGATGGGACTATTAAATATTTTAAAGAAGCTGCAAAATAA
- a CDS encoding beta-N-acetylhexosaminidase, giving the protein MNRIKATLLLVLLTSTLSVIAQDVFIIPEPNQLQYEEGKYQWNRPLKVLCEAAEFENEQKELKTFCDSTALANEKSTTSNVGIIKLTKDLSIKNAEGYELEITPRSISLKAATAQGMFYAVQTLKQIIQSSLYQHSSALPCLRIKDQPRFSYRGLMLDPARHFLPIEDLKKYVEVMAGYKYNKLHLHLTDDQGWRLEIKKYPKLTTIGSRRDGMNGDKTPRNGFYTQEEMKDFVQFAAERHVEVIPEFDLPGHSVAAIASYPELKLSCADTVTKVRNHEGVSKDILCVGNDTVFTFIDDVIKEMSSIFPSKMFHIGGDEAPLDAWKNCAPCQALKKEHHLTTDQELFAYFFKRVNQSLTKYQKEPLFWYELDVPEYLENSTIFLWRMGSAAKVLAAAKKNNYEVICSPGEYAYFDYPQWKDGLPNVDWMGVITLQKVYQFDPAYTFNKKQQKKYIRGVEAPVWGESVKDLFRAFYMTYPRALALAEVGWTEMPQRNWDTFKSKLDMQFNTLLHKGVNYRPPVELYGGL; this is encoded by the coding sequence ATGAATAGAATAAAAGCAACACTGCTGCTTGTTTTGTTAACGTCAACCTTAAGTGTTATAGCCCAAGATGTGTTTATTATCCCAGAACCCAACCAGCTTCAATATGAAGAAGGAAAATATCAGTGGAACAGGCCATTAAAGGTGCTTTGCGAAGCTGCTGAATTTGAGAATGAACAAAAAGAACTTAAAACCTTTTGCGATAGCACCGCTTTGGCAAATGAAAAGAGCACTACTTCCAATGTAGGGATTATCAAACTGACAAAAGACTTATCCATAAAAAATGCCGAAGGCTATGAGTTGGAAATCACTCCTCGGTCAATATCGTTAAAGGCAGCTACGGCCCAAGGTATGTTTTATGCGGTTCAAACATTAAAACAAATCATCCAATCAAGCCTTTATCAACACAGTTCGGCTTTGCCTTGTCTTCGTATTAAGGATCAACCCCGTTTTTCGTACCGGGGACTGATGCTTGATCCTGCGAGGCATTTTCTTCCCATTGAGGATTTGAAAAAATATGTGGAAGTAATGGCTGGCTATAAATACAACAAATTGCATCTCCACCTTACCGATGATCAAGGTTGGCGCCTCGAAATCAAAAAATATCCTAAACTTACTACCATTGGGTCCAGAAGAGACGGAATGAATGGCGATAAAACACCACGAAATGGCTTTTACACCCAGGAGGAAATGAAGGACTTTGTTCAATTTGCTGCTGAAAGACACGTTGAAGTGATACCTGAATTTGACTTGCCCGGCCATAGTGTGGCAGCCATTGCATCTTACCCAGAGCTAAAACTTAGTTGTGCCGATACTGTTACGAAAGTTCGAAATCATGAAGGCGTATCAAAGGATATTTTATGTGTGGGTAACGATACCGTGTTTACTTTTATTGACGATGTTATAAAAGAGATGTCCAGCATTTTTCCGTCAAAAATGTTTCATATTGGAGGAGACGAGGCACCTTTGGATGCCTGGAAGAACTGCGCACCTTGCCAGGCTTTAAAAAAGGAACATCACTTGACAACCGATCAGGAACTGTTTGCTTACTTTTTTAAAAGAGTAAATCAGTCGTTAACCAAGTATCAAAAAGAGCCTTTGTTTTGGTATGAGTTGGACGTGCCGGAATATCTCGAAAACAGTACCATATTTTTATGGAGAATGGGAAGTGCTGCCAAGGTATTGGCTGCTGCTAAAAAAAACAATTACGAAGTGATTTGCTCACCTGGAGAGTATGCCTACTTTGACTACCCGCAATGGAAGGATGGCCTACCAAATGTTGATTGGATGGGGGTGATTACGCTCCAAAAAGTGTATCAGTTTGACCCCGCCTATACTTTTAACAAGAAGCAGCAGAAAAAATATATCAGAGGAGTTGAAGCCCCGGTTTGGGGCGAAAGTGTAAAAGATCTGTTTCGAGCTTTTTACATGACTTACCCAAGGGCACTGGCATTGGCCGAAGTAGGCTGGACAGAAATGCCGCAGAGAAACTGGGATACCTTCAAATCAAAATTGGATATGCAATTTAACACGCTGCTTCATAAAGGTGTTAATTATCGCCCACCGGTAGAGCTGTATGGAGGGCTTTAA
- a CDS encoding GNAT family N-acetyltransferase, with protein sequence MDIIHDHINKEFVLPLENGLKAKVLYTLDHCSGKMRLIHSEVPEKLRGKGAGKKLVLKTFEKLSEEGYQAKAVCTYVKYVANSDPKWNSIID encoded by the coding sequence ATGGATATCATTCACGATCATATCAATAAAGAATTTGTGCTGCCCTTGGAAAATGGCTTAAAGGCAAAGGTTCTTTATACGCTTGACCACTGTTCTGGCAAGATGCGACTGATACATTCGGAAGTACCCGAGAAATTACGGGGTAAAGGAGCCGGAAAAAAATTGGTTTTAAAGACCTTTGAAAAATTAAGTGAAGAAGGATACCAAGCTAAGGCAGTTTGTACTTACGTTAAATATGTGGCCAATAGTGATCCAAAATGGAATAGCATTATTGATTAG
- a CDS encoding four-helix bundle copper-binding protein, protein MDNSKMIEACLTCFAACEKTAAISIKMADADYLRCIALCRDCTELCILCVKLDERDSDYKHQIMNVCIDNCLACAEECERFPNSEDHVKSAKACRKCVEEMQKLLK, encoded by the coding sequence ATGGACAATTCGAAAATGATTGAGGCCTGTTTGACCTGTTTTGCAGCTTGTGAAAAAACTGCTGCCATAAGTATAAAAATGGCTGATGCAGATTATCTGCGTTGCATTGCACTTTGTCGTGACTGTACCGAGCTGTGCATTCTTTGTGTTAAGCTGGATGAAAGAGATTCCGATTATAAGCACCAAATAATGAACGTGTGCATTGATAATTGCCTCGCCTGTGCAGAGGAATGCGAGCGTTTTCCTAATTCGGAAGACCACGTAAAATCTGCCAAAGCTTGCCGTAAATGTGTAGAAGAAATGCAGAAACTGCTTAAATAG
- the msrA gene encoding peptide-methionine (S)-S-oxide reductase MsrA has product MENTKKVYIAGGCFWGMEDLFRKLNGVVDTEVGYIGGENENPTYRNHPGHAEGIEITYDTTEINFKGILDYFYRIHNPTTVDQQGNDRGSSYRSAIFFQNEEEKQIAEEVIAIVNKSNKWDGKVVTTLEPYTKFWPAEEEHQDYLLKHPNGYTCHSERFGTFLD; this is encoded by the coding sequence ATGGAAAACACAAAAAAAGTGTACATCGCTGGAGGTTGTTTTTGGGGGATGGAAGATCTCTTCAGAAAATTGAATGGAGTTGTGGATACCGAAGTAGGATATATTGGAGGTGAAAATGAAAATCCTACGTATAGGAATCACCCGGGACACGCTGAAGGTATTGAAATAACGTATGATACCACCGAAATCAATTTTAAAGGAATATTGGATTATTTCTATCGCATTCATAATCCGACGACAGTAGACCAGCAAGGAAATGATAGGGGATCGAGCTATCGCTCGGCTATTTTCTTTCAGAATGAAGAAGAAAAACAAATTGCTGAGGAAGTAATAGCCATTGTAAATAAATCTAATAAGTGGGACGGAAAAGTGGTTACCACGTTGGAACCTTATACTAAATTTTGGCCCGCCGAGGAGGAGCACCAGGATTATTTATTAAAACATCCAAACGGCTATACTTGTCATTCCGAGCGGTTTGGAACCTTTCTGGACTAA
- a CDS encoding nuclear transport factor 2 family protein, translating to MRTMTTMNTQALQKTILLAGIALMLALNVQAQNTDKAYSEKVRENATTFHKNFSSGDFYKNGALVNEKIYVNSNNAIVIGRDNFVNRIKRFHTPFPELELHDRIVIVDENEVGLLYIMQDEQDGPYGTIPASGNKINVYAAEFFVMDDEARMKELLTITQLDQLKKQITGVDKVSEFEKVSLLPIKKTNLAHKKMLTDNVEAYVQNFNTRDWEAFKALFAKNADININGKMITGAQALIDELNKKIADYAPDMTYHLEHNIVEGDRGALAYTIKGTHTFSSQVGEDGKPLKKSIQSMEGIHFQFNKKGKIIKAVIIYNSDDLNNQIH from the coding sequence ATGAGAACAATGACAACAATGAACACACAAGCACTACAAAAAACAATCCTTTTAGCAGGAATAGCTTTGATGCTTGCCCTAAATGTGCAAGCACAAAATACCGACAAGGCTTATTCAGAAAAAGTAAGAGAAAATGCGACTACGTTTCACAAAAACTTTAGTTCAGGAGATTTTTATAAAAATGGTGCGCTTGTAAACGAGAAAATCTATGTCAATTCCAACAATGCAATCGTAATCGGACGCGATAATTTCGTAAACCGCATCAAGCGTTTCCACACACCGTTTCCTGAACTGGAACTTCATGACAGGATCGTAATTGTAGATGAAAACGAAGTAGGCTTATTGTACATTATGCAAGACGAGCAGGACGGACCTTACGGAACAATTCCGGCATCTGGGAATAAAATTAATGTGTATGCAGCAGAATTTTTTGTTATGGATGACGAGGCCCGGATGAAGGAATTACTCACCATTACGCAATTAGACCAATTGAAAAAACAGATCACAGGTGTAGATAAAGTTTCTGAATTTGAAAAAGTAAGCTTGCTTCCGATAAAGAAAACCAATTTAGCGCATAAAAAGATGTTGACAGACAACGTGGAAGCCTATGTTCAAAACTTCAACACCCGTGATTGGGAAGCTTTTAAAGCACTGTTTGCCAAAAATGCCGATATCAACATCAACGGAAAAATGATTACCGGAGCCCAAGCATTGATTGACGAGCTAAATAAAAAGATCGCTGACTATGCTCCTGATATGACGTATCATTTAGAACACAATATAGTGGAGGGCGACAGAGGAGCTTTGGCCTATACCATAAAAGGCACCCACACCTTCTCTAGCCAAGTGGGAGAAGATGGAAAACCCTTAAAAAAATCCATTCAGTCGATGGAAGGCATCCATTTTCAATTCAACAAAAAAGGAAAAATTATAAAAGCTGTGATTATTTATAACTCTGATGATTTAAATAACCAAATACACTAA
- a CDS encoding thioredoxin family protein, which produces MKTDRNQQPKELGKVSWYRDYDAAIAESNRTNKPVFLLFQEVPGCSNCVNFAYDMLSYPLVVEAIENEFIPLAIYNNVEGEDKKVLDKFNERAWNNPVVRFIDKNGVDIVPKLEYSLNPLALYEKMRNTILISSKQVPRYIELLEDELKILSGISRIAYYETPCFWSGETSMIQHPMVLSTEAGWMAGKEVVKVHYDPDKGTLDELNSYAIDQGFYLMEKLDTYKKDVNPQYYLKGSIFRVLPLSFRQRSLLNYAIPYKKDGEGETYLSPLQSQLLVKYRKNNRAEKAEALYDRNIEESWSFREVETNTRR; this is translated from the coding sequence ATGAAGACTGATAGAAATCAACAGCCGAAAGAGTTGGGAAAAGTTTCCTGGTACCGTGATTATGATGCCGCAATAGCGGAAAGCAACCGGACCAATAAGCCTGTTTTTCTGCTTTTCCAAGAAGTGCCAGGGTGTTCCAATTGTGTGAATTTCGCATATGATATGCTGAGTTATCCACTGGTTGTTGAAGCCATTGAAAATGAATTTATTCCCTTGGCGATATACAACAATGTGGAAGGCGAAGACAAAAAGGTGTTGGATAAATTTAATGAGCGGGCGTGGAACAATCCGGTGGTGCGGTTTATAGACAAAAACGGTGTTGATATTGTACCAAAATTGGAATACTCCTTAAATCCGCTTGCGCTTTATGAAAAAATGCGAAATACCATCCTGATAAGTAGCAAGCAAGTACCCCGGTACATTGAATTGTTGGAGGATGAATTGAAAATATTAAGCGGAATCAGCCGGATAGCCTATTACGAAACGCCTTGTTTTTGGTCGGGCGAAACAAGTATGATACAGCATCCAATGGTGTTATCTACCGAAGCCGGTTGGATGGCGGGCAAGGAAGTGGTAAAAGTACATTATGATCCGGACAAAGGCACCTTGGATGAACTGAACAGCTATGCCATCGACCAAGGGTTTTATTTAATGGAAAAGCTCGATACGTACAAGAAAGATGTAAACCCGCAATATTATCTGAAAGGCTCTATTTTCAGGGTGCTGCCGTTAAGTTTCCGACAAAGAAGCCTGTTGAATTACGCCATTCCGTATAAAAAGGACGGTGAGGGAGAAACCTATTTAAGTCCATTACAGTCTCAATTACTGGTGAAATATCGGAAAAACAATAGAGCGGAAAAAGCAGAAGCGTTGTATGACCGAAATATAGAAGAAAGCTGGTCTTTTCGGGAAGTGGAAACAAACACCCGTCGATGA